GCCTGTCGCCGCAAGGCAAGTATCTGGATGAGCTTGACCCTAGCCCGGAGCAATTCAAGGGCCCGCGGGAAGCCACCGTGGATGCGCAGGGCGACATCCTGATTGCGGATGGGGACAAAGGTCGCGTGTTTCGCTTCGATCGCAGCGGGAAGTTCATCACCGCCTGGGGTGAAAAGGGTACCGGCCCCGGGCAGCTCTCTCGTCCCCACGGCATCGTCATCGGGCGGCACGGGCGCATCTACATCGTGGATGTTAACAACGGCCGCGTGCAGGTCTATGCCCCCTCGGGGGAGTTCCTTTTTGAGTGGGGGACTCACGGCAGTGAGCCCGGTCAGTTCATGGCGCCGCACGGGATCGCGGTGGACCCCAATGGCGACATCTTCGTCTGCGAGTGGTGGGGCCGTCGCTGCCAGCGGTTCACCCCGGAGGGGGGCCATCTCAAGACCTTCGCGGTGCTTCCGGGCGATGGCGAACGCGCCTACCACTCGATAACGTGCGACCGGCACGGAAACCTGTATCTCGGCACCAAGGGCATCCGCTACGTCGCCGCCGAGGGTGCCAGACACCCCTCTTGGCCGGCCTCTTGTTGGCCGAGCATGCTCAATAAGTACAACAACGAGGGCGATTTCATAACCTCGATCGCTCTCCGCCCCACCCCCGAGCGCAGGCACTACCGGCCTTCCTCCGCCGTCGTGGCCAAGGACGGCCACGTGTACGTCGCCGACGGCGCTCGTGATAATGCAGGCATAGACGTCTTCGCGCCGGCACTCGCGCGTCGGCAGTGAGATGATGCGAGGCCGGCGGTACACAGCGCGATGGAACACGGCAACCGATGGCGGGAAACCTCCGGCGGCGGTCCTCGTCTGCGATCATGGTCGTCCGAGGTCGGGGAAAGGATGGGAAGATGGTCATGTGTGATCGAGTCTCGACAGCGAGGGGGGAAGAGGGTGGGGGCGCGCCGTCCCGAGCGGGGGGCCGCGCCGCGGAGCCGGCGGCGGCGGTTGAGGTCCAGCGGCTCCAGATCACTCCCAGCTTCATGCGCCTCGAGCTGGGAGCGGCGCGGGACTTCGCGGCGAAGGTTGCCGGCGGCGAGGTCACCGATGGTAAGGCCCCTGCGGTCGTGAGTTGGGGCGTGAATGACGTGCCCGGCGGCGGGGGAGAATTCGGCACCATCACCCCCGACGGGGTCTATACCGCCCCAGAGCAACTCCCCGCCTGCAATGAAGTCTGCATCACGGCCGCGATTGACGATGGCGGCCGTAAGCGGGAGCTGTGGGCGACGGTGGTGATCGGTCCCTTCAATCCCGAGTACACGCCGGTGGCGACGTGGCCCACCGGTTGGGGTGGGCCGGGCGAGTTCTCACCGCTGGACGGAGTATGCCTCGACGCCGACGGCAACCTAATCATCGCCAGCAAGGGGACGCCACGCGTCTACCGCCTGTCGCCGCAAGGCAAGTATCTGGATGAGCTTGACCCCAGCCCGGAGCAATTCGAGGGCCCGCGGGAAGCCACCGTGGATGCGCAGGGGGACATCCTGGTTGTGGATGGGAACAAGGGGCGCGTGTTTCGCTTCGATCGCAGCGGGAAGTTCGTCACCGCCTGGGGTGAAAAGGGGACGGCCCCCGGGGAGCTCATGCATCCCCACGGCATCGTCATCGGGCAGCACGGGCGCATCTACATCGTGGACGACGTCAACGGCCGTGTGCAGGTCCATGCCCCCTCGGGGGAGTTCCTTTTTGAGTGGGGGACTCACGGCAGTGAGCCCGGTCAGTTCATGGCGCCGCACGGGATCGCGGTGGACCCCAATGGCGACATCTTCGTTTGCGAGTGGTGGGGCGCTCGCTGCCAGCGGTTCACCCCGGAGGGGGGCCATCTCCAGACCCTCGCGGTGCTTCCGCGCGATGGCGAACGCGTCTACCACGCGATGACGTGCGACCGTCACGGAAACCTGTATTTGATCACCCACGGTATCGGCCGCCTCGCCACCGAGGGAACCAAACACCCCCGCTGGCCGAGCACGGTGGAGAAGTACAACAACGAGGGTGATTACATAACCGTGATCGCTCACCCTGCCACCCCCGAGCGGAGACACTACCGCCCTTCTACGGCCGCGGTGGGCAAGGACGGCCGCGTGTACGTCGCCGACGGCGCTCGTGATAATGCAGGCATAGACGTCTTCGCGCCGGCACTCGCGCGCCGGCAGTGAGATGATGCGAGGCCGGCGGTACACAGCGCGATGGAACACGGCAACCGATGGCGAGGAACCTCTTGCGGCCGTCACCGTCTACGATCATGGTGGTCCGAGGTCGGGGAGTCGTCGGAGAAGGGATGGGAAGATGTGGATCCATGATTCGATTGGGACGGTGACGAGGAGGCGAGGTGCGGTAGGTGCGGTGCTGGCGCTCCTGTGCTGCGGCTTGCCGGGTGCGGTGCTGTCCCCAACGGCCTGCGCCGCCGCGGAGCCGGCGGCGGCGGTTGAGAGCCAGCGGCTCCAGATAGCCCCGAGCTTCATGCGGCTCGAGCTGGGAGCGACGCGGGAATTCGCGGTGAGGATTGCCGGCGGCGGGGTCGCCGGTGGCAAGGCCCCCGCGGTCGTGAGTTGGAGCGTCAATGACGTGCGGGGCGGCGGGAGCGAATTCGGCACCATCACCCCCGATGGGGTCTATACCGCCCCGAAGCGGGTCCCTGCCTTCAACGAAGTGTGCATCACGGCCGCGATTGACGATGGCGGCCGCAAGCGGGAGCTGTGGGCGACGGTGCTGATCGGTCCCTTCAATCCCGAGTACACCGCCGTTGCCACGTGGCCGGCCCGTCCGGGCGGGCCCGGAGAGTTCTCGCCTCCGCACGGGATCTGCTTCGATGCCGACGGCAACCTGGTAGTCTCCGACAGCGACAAGGCGCGCGTCTACCGCCTGTCGCCCCAAGGCAAGTACCTGGATGAGCTTGATCCCAGCCCGGAGAAATACGAGGGCCCGCGGGATGCCACCGTGGATGCGGATGGCAATATCCTGGTCGTGGATGGGAATAAGGGGCGCGTGTTTGTCTTCGATCGCAGCGGGAAGTTCATCACCGCGTGGGGCGAAAAGGGGAGCGCCCCCGGGGAGCTCTCTCGTCCCCACGGCATCGCTATCGGCAAGCATGGACGCATCTACATCGTGGATGTTGACAACGGCCGCGTGCAGGTCTACGATCCCGCGGGCCACTTCCTTTTTCAGTGGGGCGCCCGCGGCGCCGGACCCGGTGAGTTCAAGGCTGCGCATGGGATCGCGGTTGATCCCAATGGCAACATCTTCGTTTGCGAATGGGTCGGCGGCCGCTGTCAGAAGTTCACCCCGGAGGGGGTTCACCTCCAGACCTTCGCGGTGCTTCCGCGGGATGGCGAACGAGCCTACCATGCGATGACGTGCGACCGGTACGGGAATGTGTACCTAGCGACCAAGGGCGTCATCCGTAACCGCTGGCCGAGCACGTTGGATAAGTACAACAACGAGGGGGATTACATAACCGTGATCGCTCTCCCCCCCACCCCCGAACGGAGGCACTACCGGCCCTCGACAGCTGCGGTGGGCAAGGACGGCCGGGTGTACGTCACGAACGGTGCCGGCGGGAAGGTGGGGGTAGACGTCTTCGCGCCCGGGCCGCCGGCGGTAAAGGAGAAGACTGACCGTGGCGGGTGATCTGCGCCGGCGACTTGGCGATGCCGTGGACGGCATCGCGGCCATTGACACGCACACGCACCTCGACGTGATGAGCCCTGCCGCAAGCAGTCCGTGGCAGGTCCTGTCCTATCACAACTACACGACAGAGCTGGTCGCCGCGGGCATGCCCGCGAACGCGACGGAGGGCAAGTCAGCCGATAAGGAGCGGGTTATCGCTCTGGCGGGCTACTTCCGGCTGTCGGAAACCACGACCCACGCCTGGATGATGCGGCGCCTGCTCAGCGGGCTCTACGGTTGGGATGAGCCCGTCAGCGCACACACCGCCGGCGCCCTTTACGAGCGGATGGTTGCGGCATCGCAGCAGGCGGACTGGGAACGGCGGGTGCTGGCGAAAGCGGGAATCGTCAAGTCCATCGCCACCGCGGACTGGAGGCATCCGCCATGCGCCTACAACCAGGGGCAATACATCCTCATGGCGCAGGCGGCCCTGGTGCCGGATGCGGGGCGTAGCTTCATTCGGGATGTCGAGCGTGACGCCGGGGTGGAAGTCAGCGACTTGCGGGCGCTCGGCTCCGCGCTCGCCGGCATGGCTGCCGCCTGGCGCGCCGCGGGCATGCGGGCGGTGAGACTCGCCGTGGAGGACGATCCGCCGTTCGTCATGCCGGAATCGTGCGAGGCCGAGGCAGCGTTCACTCGGTATCTCAGGGGTGACGCGACCGGCGGCGATCTCCGAACCGTGCGCGATTTCACGCTCGATGCCGTCTGCAGAGAGGCCGGCCGTAACGGCCTGGTCGTCCAGGTATATCTCGGCAGGGGGTTGGCCGGCCGCGTCCCCTATCCCGCGCTCCCGGTGAACCTGGCGCCTGGATTGTTCCGCCTCATCGGCGGCAACCCGGGAACCCGGTTCGACGTCGCCACCGTCTCCGGCGAGCTGCTGAACCAGTTCACGATCATGGCGAAGCATATGCCTAACCTCCACCTGTCGGGCTGCTGGTGGTTCGTGCAGTTCCCCAGCGTGATGCGGAGAATCTATCGTTTCCGGGCCGAGGTGCTTCCCGCCTCCAAGTGGTCGGCGATGTTCACGGA
The Armatimonadota bacterium DNA segment above includes these coding regions:
- a CDS encoding NHL repeat-containing protein, whose amino-acid sequence is MCDRVSTARGEEGGGAPSRAGGRAAEPAAAVEVQRLQITPSFMRLELGAARDFAAKVAGGEVTDGKAPAVVSWGVNDVPGGGGEFGTITPDGVYTAPEQLPACNEVCITAAIDDGGRKRELWATVVIGPFNPEYTPVATWPTGWGGPGEFSPLDGVCLDADGNLIIASKGTPRVYRLSPQGKYLDELDPSPEQFEGPREATVDAQGDILVVDGNKGRVFRFDRSGKFVTAWGEKGTAPGELMHPHGIVIGQHGRIYIVDDVNGRVQVHAPSGEFLFEWGTHGSEPGQFMAPHGIAVDPNGDIFVCEWWGARCQRFTPEGGHLQTLAVLPRDGERVYHAMTCDRHGNLYLITHGIGRLATEGTKHPRWPSTVEKYNNEGDYITVIAHPATPERRHYRPSTAAVGKDGRVYVADGARDNAGIDVFAPALARRQ
- a CDS encoding NHL repeat-containing protein; translated protein: MWIHDSIGTVTRRRGAVGAVLALLCCGLPGAVLSPTACAAAEPAAAVESQRLQIAPSFMRLELGATREFAVRIAGGGVAGGKAPAVVSWSVNDVRGGGSEFGTITPDGVYTAPKRVPAFNEVCITAAIDDGGRKRELWATVLIGPFNPEYTAVATWPARPGGPGEFSPPHGICFDADGNLVVSDSDKARVYRLSPQGKYLDELDPSPEKYEGPRDATVDADGNILVVDGNKGRVFVFDRSGKFITAWGEKGSAPGELSRPHGIAIGKHGRIYIVDVDNGRVQVYDPAGHFLFQWGARGAGPGEFKAAHGIAVDPNGNIFVCEWVGGRCQKFTPEGVHLQTFAVLPRDGERAYHAMTCDRYGNVYLATKGVIRNRWPSTLDKYNNEGDYITVIALPPTPERRHYRPSTAAVGKDGRVYVTNGAGGKVGVDVFAPGPPAVKEKTDRGG
- a CDS encoding NHL repeat-containing protein, which translates into the protein GVNDVPGGGGEFGTITPDGVYTAPEQLPACNEVCITAAIDDGGRQRELWATVVIGPFNPEYTRVATWPTGWGGPGEFSPLDGVYLDADGNLIIASKGTERLDADGNPIIASKGPPRVCRLSPQGKYLDELDPSPEQFKGPREATVDAQGDILIADGDKGRVFRFDRSGKFITAWGEKGTGPGQLSRPHGIVIGRHGRIYIVDVNNGRVQVYAPSGEFLFEWGTHGSEPGQFMAPHGIAVDPNGDIFVCEWWGRRCQRFTPEGGHLKTFAVLPGDGERAYHSITCDRHGNLYLGTKGIRYVAAEGARHPSWPASCWPSMLNKYNNEGDFITSIALRPTPERRHYRPSSAVVAKDGHVYVADGARDNAGIDVFAPALARRQ